The following proteins come from a genomic window of Gimesia chilikensis:
- a CDS encoding bifunctional SulP family inorganic anion transporter/carbonic anhydrase: MYETATLGYRLRRDMTASLVIFLAALPLCLGIALASNAPLISGLISGIIGGIVVGSLSHSQTSVSGPAAGLTAVVATQIALLGSFEAFLLAVALGGLLQVIAGLCRAGFISMFIPSGVVKGMLTGIGLLLILKQLPYLIGHDGLQTNGSLSAAPQNLGLYQSLVSLSDLDWHAGATVIGLLSVLQLILWDRIPVLKRSAIPGPLISVVLGVAISQLWFSGLGAAWRIPNPQLVQVPVFNNPAEYGAILVFPDFSLLTDSKVYIAALTIAIVASLETLLNLEAVDRLDPQQRHSPRSRELFAQGVGNITAGLTGGLPVTSVIVRSSLNINSGGQTKLSAILNGGLLLGCFLLIPQVLNLIPLACLAGILLVTGYKLASPALIRQMYQAGRYQFIPYSCTAFFIVVTDILTGILLGLATSISFILYSNMRCPLHRVLEKHVGGDVLRIELANQVSFFNRAAIERALLEVPRDGFVVIDGRKTDFIDPDVLSLLHDFQNITAPARGIRVSLQGFRERYDPAGEIQTIDYSQTELRGQLTPDDVLRLLMEGNQRFRAGVLTRGESQQNSAGEPYAQNSFVTILSCIDCYMPVESIFDLRPDNICSVQVAGNVIDTEVVNNLEYGCILSGTPLLLVLGHTRCGAIRASLAQQQPGLPEDRGNNQHLNQVVNLISESIQEETDSKAPVDSPEQNSLSSTQVSHRNVLRAVAAILASSDQIRERVQAGTLGVVGAVYHDDTGVVELLKEEP, from the coding sequence ATGTATGAGACTGCTACACTGGGATATCGCCTGCGACGCGATATGACCGCCAGCCTGGTGATTTTCCTCGCCGCCCTGCCCCTTTGTCTGGGTATTGCCCTCGCCTCGAATGCCCCCCTGATTTCCGGTTTGATCTCGGGCATCATCGGCGGAATCGTCGTCGGCTCACTGAGCCATTCGCAGACCAGCGTCAGTGGACCGGCGGCGGGACTGACAGCAGTCGTCGCTACACAGATCGCCCTGCTCGGCTCCTTCGAAGCCTTTTTGCTGGCGGTTGCCCTGGGAGGATTGTTGCAGGTGATCGCCGGCCTTTGTCGTGCCGGCTTCATCTCGATGTTCATTCCCTCCGGCGTCGTGAAAGGCATGCTGACCGGGATCGGCCTGCTGCTGATCCTCAAACAGCTGCCTTACCTGATCGGTCATGACGGTCTGCAGACAAACGGTTCACTGAGCGCTGCTCCTCAAAATCTGGGACTCTATCAGAGCCTGGTCTCGCTCTCCGACCTCGACTGGCACGCAGGCGCGACTGTGATTGGGCTCCTTTCGGTGCTGCAGCTGATCCTCTGGGATCGCATTCCCGTCCTCAAACGGTCCGCGATCCCCGGTCCGCTGATCTCTGTCGTCCTGGGAGTCGCTATCAGCCAGCTCTGGTTCAGTGGACTGGGCGCCGCCTGGCGGATTCCCAACCCGCAACTGGTCCAGGTGCCGGTCTTCAACAACCCCGCGGAATACGGGGCGATCCTCGTCTTCCCCGACTTTTCGCTGCTCACCGATAGTAAGGTCTACATCGCGGCACTGACGATCGCGATTGTCGCCTCACTGGAGACACTGCTCAACCTGGAAGCCGTGGACCGCCTCGATCCCCAGCAACGGCACTCCCCCCGCAGTCGGGAACTGTTTGCCCAGGGGGTCGGCAATATCACCGCAGGTCTGACCGGTGGGCTCCCCGTGACCTCGGTCATCGTCCGCAGTTCGTTGAACATCAACTCGGGTGGCCAGACGAAACTCTCCGCGATTCTGAACGGCGGCCTGCTGCTGGGATGTTTTCTGCTGATCCCCCAGGTGTTGAACCTGATCCCGCTCGCCTGCCTGGCTGGAATTCTGCTTGTCACCGGCTACAAGCTGGCCAGCCCGGCACTGATCCGACAGATGTACCAGGCCGGCCGCTATCAGTTCATCCCCTATTCCTGCACCGCCTTCTTCATCGTGGTGACCGATATCCTCACCGGCATCCTGCTGGGCCTGGCAACCAGCATCAGCTTCATCCTCTACAGCAACATGCGCTGCCCGCTGCACCGTGTCCTCGAAAAGCATGTCGGCGGCGATGTGTTACGCATCGAACTCGCGAACCAGGTCAGCTTTTTCAACCGGGCCGCCATCGAACGCGCCCTGCTCGAAGTACCGCGCGACGGCTTCGTGGTCATCGATGGTCGTAAAACCGACTTTATCGATCCGGACGTCCTCAGCCTGTTACACGACTTTCAGAACATCACCGCCCCCGCGCGGGGTATCCGCGTGAGTCTCCAGGGATTCCGCGAACGCTACGACCCGGCTGGTGAAATTCAGACGATCGATTATTCCCAGACAGAACTCCGCGGACAACTCACTCCCGATGATGTCTTACGCCTGCTGATGGAAGGCAATCAGCGATTCCGCGCTGGTGTACTTACCCGCGGAGAATCACAACAGAATTCAGCGGGAGAACCCTACGCTCAGAACTCTTTCGTGACGATCCTGAGTTGTATCGACTGCTATATGCCAGTGGAATCCATCTTCGATCTGCGGCCCGACAACATCTGCAGTGTGCAGGTCGCCGGCAACGTGATTGATACCGAAGTCGTGAATAACCTCGAATATGGCTGCATCCTCTCCGGCACCCCACTTCTACTGGTTCTGGGACACACCCGCTGTGGCGCCATCCGGGCCTCGCTGGCACAGCAGCAACCCGGACTCCCGGAAGACAGAGGCAATAACCAGCACCTGAATCAGGTCGTCAATCTGATATCAGAGTCGATCCAGGAAGAGACTGACAGCAAAGCACCAGTAGATTCCCCGGAGCAGAATTCACTCTCCTCCACGCAGGTCAGTCACCGGAATGTCCTGCGGGCCGTCGCAGCCATTCTGGCTTCCAGCGATCAGATCCGCGAACGCGTCCAGGCCGGCACGCTGGGAGTCGTCGGAGCCGTCTACCATGACGACACCGGCGTTGTCGAACTCCTGAAGGAAGAACCATAA
- a CDS encoding DUF2905 domain-containing protein, producing MNTHPAWILIGVGLFIAAIGLFWLLGPSLPWIGKLPGDIAVERENVRFYFPLTTCILLSLLLTGIVWVIRFFSK from the coding sequence ATGAACACTCACCCCGCGTGGATATTAATCGGAGTTGGACTATTCATCGCCGCTATTGGTCTGTTCTGGCTGCTCGGCCCCTCGCTGCCCTGGATCGGAAAACTGCCCGGCGATATCGCGGTTGAACGGGAAAACGTCCGCTTCTATTTTCCCCTGACGACCTGCATCCTGCTCAGCTTATTGCTGACGGGAATCGTGTGGGTGATCCGCTTCTTCTCGAAGTGA
- the ccoS gene encoding cbb3-type cytochrome oxidase assembly protein CcoS: MSVLYIALPVAILLALAAVIAFVWTVSRGQYDDLDTPALRMLEDDERRRPRHRPATESDTSLREEADHPHDSRQQ, encoded by the coding sequence ATGAGCGTATTGTATATCGCCCTCCCGGTTGCCATTCTGCTCGCCCTGGCGGCTGTCATCGCGTTCGTGTGGACGGTGTCACGTGGTCAATACGATGACCTCGACACGCCGGCACTCCGCATGCTGGAAGACGACGAACGGCGGCGTCCGCGTCACAGGCCTGCTACCGAGAGTGATACTTCACTTCGAGAAGAAGCGGATCACCCACACGATTCCCGTCAGCAATAA